The Kineothrix sp. IPX-CK genomic interval CCATCTGTCTTTTTACAGCCGACGATGAAGGTAAGTCGAAAAAAGAAAATGATTATAAGCAAAGAGCACGTCAAAATGTTGTTTTTGAAGCCGGATATTTCATAGGAAAGTTTGGAAGAAATAAGGTGATGCTCATTGCCGACAAGGATATTGAGATTCCATCAGATTTGAGTGGTGTTGTATATTCGGATAGTGGACAATGGAAGTTTAGTGTTTTGCAAGAACTAAAAGCAATGGGATATAATATTGATTATAATAAAATAGATTAATATTTAGGAGAAAAAGTTATGTATCATGAATTTTTGGTTAATCAATCTATAGATTTAAATGGAAAAGTTAAGGTTAATTTTATTGATGAAAAATACATTAATTGGTCTTATGAAACTCAATTAGTACCACGTGCCAAAACAGATACGCCCATTTTTCCAATAATTGTTTCTGGAAATGCACTAATACAAGAAAAACCAACAGGTCGGGAAACGAAATGTACTAAATTGGAAAATGGAAATATTAGTTTTATTGATGATTACAGTGTACCAGGTGGCTTTTTGATTTGTGTAACAAGTCCACCAGGGTATGAGCCAAGTATAGTAAAGCTTAAAAGTATGCCTACGTATAGTAATAGAGGGTATAATGACATAATACCAGCTCATTTCGAGATTAAATCGAATAGAGCCATTAATAAGTCATCAGTAATTATGCATGTTTTGGAAAGAGCATATTTTGGAGTATGCATTGAATTTTCTAAAATAGATGGAGTAGTAAAAAATTATGATAGATATTGGTTTAATGATCCATATGATTTAACATTACACCTTGTTAATAAGCAGTTCGAGATTGTAGATTTTGATAAGATACATAGTATACATCCTGATCATGATGAACAAGATATCCATGAATTAGTACAGGTGTTGAATGATATAGTTCAAATGTTAAAAAGTGAAAATGAGGTTATGACTCCAAGTATAAAAGATAAATTATCAAGAATAATACCTAAGATTGTTGCAGGCAGTTCTTCTGCAGTTACGTTAATTGATTCTTATAAAAATGCTGGAATTATAGGTGAATTACTGTCAACATTAGTGAAGTTGTTTGGAAACTAATTTTTAATATAACTGAAAAGAATATAGATTATTAATTTATATAAGGGGTGTTCACAGATGACAAACTTTGATTATTTAAAACAAGAACCAAAATTTAATAGTTTTGCTGATGTGGCAATTGTGGCAGAAAAAGTCATACAAATAGACGTGGAGTCTTGTATTATCAATTGTCGTCGGGCGATGGAATTTGCAATTAAATGGATGTACTCTGTGGACAAGTCTTTAGAAATGCCATATCAGGATACTTTAGCTAGTTTAATGAGTACAGAAGATTTTCATGACCTTGTAGATGATGATTTATGGAAACGTATAGATCTGATACGTAGAATAGGTAATCGTGCTGCACATAATGGAAGAAAGGTAACAAAGGATGAAGCAGTACTTTGTTTGCAAAATTTATATATTTTTCTTGACTATGTAACGTATTGCTACGCAGATGATTATTCAGAAAAATCTTTTGATATTAAACTTCTAGAAAATCAAAACGCAAATGCCGTTGCTGAATCAATTGACAAATCTATGGAAACTGGCATAGATCTGAAAACCCTTATTGCCGAGAATAAAGCATTAAAAGAGGAACTTACAGAGCGAAGAGAAGAACAGCAACAGTCCTATGTTCCAAAACCACTAGATTTATCCGAATACAAAACGCGAAAGATTTATATTGATTCTATGTTAAAGGATGCAGGATGGACAGAAGGGAAAGACTGGATCAATGAAGTTGAATTGCCAGGAATGCCAAATAAATCAGAACTGGGACGTGCGGATTATGTATTATACGATGACGCGCATAAGCCATTAGCTGTAATTGAAGCAAAACGTACTTGTGTGGATGTTGTAAAAGGGCGCCAACAGGCGAAGCTATATGCAGATTTATTGGAAAAGCAATATCATAGAAGACCAGTTGTATTTTTGACAAATGGGTTTGAGACAAGAATCATAGACAATCAGTACCCAGAGAGAAAAGTAGCCGTTATTTACTCAAAACGTGACTTGGAGAAACTTTTTAATCTTCAAACCATGCGCACAAGTCTTAAGAATATTGTAGTAGATAAGGATATTGCAGGACGCTATTATCAGGAAGGTGCAATTAAAGCAGTATGTGATCAGTTTGACCAGAAAAATTGTAGAAGAGCACTTTTAGTAATGGCAACCGGTTCCGGAAAAACAAGAACAATCATAGCATTATGCAAAGTATTGTTAAATGCAGGATGGATAAAAAATATTTTATTCTTAGCAGACAGAAATTCGCTGGTTACACAGGCAAAAAGAAATTTTGTGAATCTAATGCCTGATTTATCTGTAACAAATCTGTGTGAGGAGAAAGAGAATTACAATGTGCATTGTGTATTTTCTACATATCAGACAATGATGAATTGCATTGATGAAATAAAAGATGAGGACGGAAAACTTTTTACAAGCGGTCATTTTGATCTGGTGGTTTGTGATGAAGCGCATCGTTCCATTTACAATAAATATAAAGATATCTTCACTTATTTTGACGCACCATTGGTGGGTCTTACAGCTACGCCTAAAGATGAAATTGATAAGAATACCTATCAGATTTTTGAATTGGAAAATGGGGTTCCTACATATGGATACGAATTAGCTCAGGCAGTAAAAGATGGATATCTGGTAGATTTCATGTCGGTAGAAACAACGATGAAATTTATTGATCAGGGAATTGTATATGATGAATTATCAGAAGAAGATAAGGCAGAATACGAAGAAACCTTTGAAGATGAAAATGGAGAATTGCCTGAAAGAATTAATTCAGCAGCATTAAATACATGGATCTTCAATGAAGATACTATAAAGCAAGTACTACATATCTTAATGACAGATGGAAATAAAATCAATTATGGAGAAACACTTGGAAAAACCATTATCTTTGCAAAGAATCATGACCACGCAGAGAAGATTCTTGAAGTATTCAATAAAGAATATCCACATCTTTCTAAAAACGGACAACCCTTTGCAAAGGTAATCGATAACTACATGACCTATGCACAGAGTGCCATAGATGAATTTTCTGATCCGAAAAAAATGCCTCAGATAGCGATTTCAGTAGATATGTTAGATACTGGAATTGACGTTCCAGAAGTTTTGAATTTAGTCTTTTTCAAAAAAGTGATGAGTAAGGCAAAATTCTGGCAGATGATAGGACGAGGAACACGTTTGTGTCCAGGTCTATTAGATGGTGAGGATAAAAAGAAGTTTTATATTTTTGACTTCTGCGGAAATTTTGAATTCTTTAGAATTAGCAATGGGAAACCAACAGCCAATATGATGGCACTTCAAGGTGCAATATTTAATTTGGAATTTCAAATCGCATACAAGCTTCAAGATATTGATTATCAAACAGAAAGATTAATAGAATATCGTAAGAACTTGGTGAAATTAATGTCGGAAAAAGTGTCAGAGCTAAATCGAGATAATTTTGCCGTAAAGCAACATTTAAAATATGTTGATTTATATTCTAGTGAAAATAATTATAATGCATTGACTTATGAAGATTCTTTACTGGTAAGAGAAGAAGTAGCACCACTTATTTTGCCGGATTTTGATGAAGCAAGTGCTGTTCGATTTGATGCACTCATGTATGGAATTGAACTTGCTTATTTGGTAGGCAAGAAATATTCAAAGGCACGAAATGACTTGATGAAACGAGTAAGTGCTATTTCAAGTGTGGCTAACATACCTGAGATACAGGTTCAATCTGAATTAATTCATCAGATTCTTCATACAGATTACATAGATCGGGCTGGAATCAATGAGTTTGAGCATATAAGAGAGAAATTAAGAAATCTTATGAAGTATATTCCAAAAGGTGGAACGTTAAAATACAATACACATTTTGACGATGATATCTTATCGCAGGAATGGAAAGAGTCTGAATTAGAAAGTGATGAATTGAAAAATTACAAAGCTAAAGCAGAATTTTATGTAAGACAACATCAGGATAATCTTGTAATTGCTAAATTAAAAACAAATAAGCCACTTTCATCGCAAGATATGGATTTGCTAGAAGAAATACTGTGGAAAGAAGTTGGAACAAGAGACGACTATGAACAGGAATATGGACAAAAACCTTTAGGGGAATTTGTACGCGAAATCGTAGGACTCGATATGAATGCCGCCAAAGAAGCATTTTCAGAGTTCCTGGTAGAAACAAATCTTGATTCTACACAAATATATTTTGTGAACCAGATAGTTGAGTATATTGTTCATAATGGAATGCTAAAAGACTTTTCGGTACTTCAGGAATCACCGTTTACAGATAAAGGAAGTGTTGTGGAAATCTTTACGGATCTAAATGTGTGGATGGGGATAAGGAAGGTTATTGAAGAGATTAATGCAAATGCAGTGGCGTAAAGGAGAATTTATTTGTAAGCAGAAAATTGAGAAAGGTTAAACAGGTGGGGATTAATGGAGATAGCAATAAAAAACTGTAATAATATTAATAACGCTTTGATTAATATACAGGAAGGCAGACTCAATATAAAGTATGCAATTAACGGAACAGGGAAATCTTCAATTTCTAAGGCAATTGACTTTTCTAAATCAGAAGAACAATTGAAAAGTCTCAAACCGTATAAGTACTTATCTGATGATTTTAATACTCAAGAATACAATCCCAAGGTTGATATATCATCTGAACTAACTAAAATATCTATTTTCAATGAGGAAACTTTAGAGCAGTATACTTTTTTACCAAATGATTTGCTTGCAAATAGCTTTGAAATATTAATTAAAACAGAAGATTATGAAAGACGTATGCAAACAATACAAGGATTAATTCAGGATATTCAAAATACATTTAGAGAAAATCCTGATTTTGATCAACTTATTTCAGAATTAACAACGTTCATTTCAGGATTTGGAACAACTCAAAATGGTTATTCAAAAACAGGTTCAATTGGAAAGGGTTTAGCCAAAGGAAACAAAATTGTTCATGTGCCGACTGAACTAGCTGAATATACACCATTTATTCAGAGCCAAAATAATGCAACTTGGTTGACTTGGCAGAGTAAAGGTATACAGTTTATGGAGACGATAGATAAATGTCCATATTGTGCGGAAGGATTAATTGAGGAGAAAAAAACAAAAATTAAAAAAGTGGCTGATGAATATGATTCTAAATATGTTGCAGAGCTTCAGAAGATGATAGGTGTATTTCAAATTTTAAGAAATTATTTTACTGAATCTGTGAAAGAAGTAATTGATCGGTTAGCTAGTAGTAGTTTAGCATTTGCTGCAGAAGAAATTAATTTTTTAAAAGAAATAAAAAATCAAGTATCGGTTTTGAATATAAAACTGATAGAAATTAAGTCATTAAACTTCGCGACCTTAAAAGATGTAGATGCAGTTATGACAACAATTCAAGGTAAAAAAATCGACTTGAACATGTTATCGCATATTAATTCTTCATATACAAATGAACGTATAGCACTTGTTAACTCAGCATTAGATAATATTTTAGTTCAGGCTGGAAAATTACAAGGTGAGATTAATCAACAAAAAAGTTATATCCGTAAAACGATTGAAAAATATCATAAAGAGATAAATGGATTTCTGGAAAGTGCGGGCTATAACTATC includes:
- a CDS encoding AAA family ATPase — its product is MEIAIKNCNNINNALINIQEGRLNIKYAINGTGKSSISKAIDFSKSEEQLKSLKPYKYLSDDFNTQEYNPKVDISSELTKISIFNEETLEQYTFLPNDLLANSFEILIKTEDYERRMQTIQGLIQDIQNTFRENPDFDQLISELTTFISGFGTTQNGYSKTGSIGKGLAKGNKIVHVPTELAEYTPFIQSQNNATWLTWQSKGIQFMETIDKCPYCAEGLIEEKKTKIKKVADEYDSKYVAELQKMIGVFQILRNYFTESVKEVIDRLASSSLAFAAEEINFLKEIKNQVSVLNIKLIEIKSLNFATLKDVDAVMTTIQGKKIDLNMLSHINSSYTNERIALVNSALDNILVQAGKLQGEINQQKSYIRKTIEKYHKEINGFLESAGYNYQVLIEENQDNSTYRMVLISKENLEHVNDVKLRLSYGEKNAFALVLFMYKALSEKPDLVILDDPISSFDKNKKYAIMEMLFQGTGTFQGKTVLMLTHDFDPIIDLIHTSSIRCRFNPVPVATFLCNREGELEEKEISPSDIHSFFEIANDNISSDIDEINKLIYLRRRLEAVGDKSLAWQLLSNVFHPGRENPILQLESGERPMTEIEITEASNVISEEINGFEYDRVYQRAHNLEEMILLYKSALSNYEKIQLYRIIQHGRIADTIIKKFIDEAYHIENDSLFQLNPTEYSTVPEYIIKLCNSEIEDLEKHNLG
- a CDS encoding DEAD/DEAH box helicase family protein, yielding MTNFDYLKQEPKFNSFADVAIVAEKVIQIDVESCIINCRRAMEFAIKWMYSVDKSLEMPYQDTLASLMSTEDFHDLVDDDLWKRIDLIRRIGNRAAHNGRKVTKDEAVLCLQNLYIFLDYVTYCYADDYSEKSFDIKLLENQNANAVAESIDKSMETGIDLKTLIAENKALKEELTERREEQQQSYVPKPLDLSEYKTRKIYIDSMLKDAGWTEGKDWINEVELPGMPNKSELGRADYVLYDDAHKPLAVIEAKRTCVDVVKGRQQAKLYADLLEKQYHRRPVVFLTNGFETRIIDNQYPERKVAVIYSKRDLEKLFNLQTMRTSLKNIVVDKDIAGRYYQEGAIKAVCDQFDQKNCRRALLVMATGSGKTRTIIALCKVLLNAGWIKNILFLADRNSLVTQAKRNFVNLMPDLSVTNLCEEKENYNVHCVFSTYQTMMNCIDEIKDEDGKLFTSGHFDLVVCDEAHRSIYNKYKDIFTYFDAPLVGLTATPKDEIDKNTYQIFELENGVPTYGYELAQAVKDGYLVDFMSVETTMKFIDQGIVYDELSEEDKAEYEETFEDENGELPERINSAALNTWIFNEDTIKQVLHILMTDGNKINYGETLGKTIIFAKNHDHAEKILEVFNKEYPHLSKNGQPFAKVIDNYMTYAQSAIDEFSDPKKMPQIAISVDMLDTGIDVPEVLNLVFFKKVMSKAKFWQMIGRGTRLCPGLLDGEDKKKFYIFDFCGNFEFFRISNGKPTANMMALQGAIFNLEFQIAYKLQDIDYQTERLIEYRKNLVKLMSEKVSELNRDNFAVKQHLKYVDLYSSENNYNALTYEDSLLVREEVAPLILPDFDEASAVRFDALMYGIELAYLVGKKYSKARNDLMKRVSAISSVANIPEIQVQSELIHQILHTDYIDRAGINEFEHIREKLRNLMKYIPKGGTLKYNTHFDDDILSQEWKESELESDELKNYKAKAEFYVRQHQDNLVIAKLKTNKPLSSQDMDLLEEILWKEVGTRDDYEQEYGQKPLGEFVREIVGLDMNAAKEAFSEFLVETNLDSTQIYFVNQIVEYIVHNGMLKDFSVLQESPFTDKGSVVEIFTDLNVWMGIRKVIEEINANAVA